Proteins co-encoded in one Bacteroidales bacterium genomic window:
- the rpsC gene encoding 30S ribosomal protein S3: MGQKTNPIGNRLGIIRGWDSNWYGGRNFDEKLVEDDKIRKYLNVRLSKAGISKIFIERTLKIVTVTIFTARPGLIIGKGGQEVDKLKEELKKVTKKDIQINISEIKRPELDAVLVASTIARQIEGRVSYRRSIKTNIASAMRIGADGIKVLISGRLGGAEMARSEQYKDGRIPLHTLRADIDYAHDEAHTTYGRIGVKVWICKGMIYGKPDLFTQNVPQKGGKPQQGGPKQRRPRR; encoded by the coding sequence ATGGGACAAAAAACAAATCCAATAGGCAATAGGTTAGGTATCATCAGAGGATGGGACTCTAACTGGTACGGTGGTCGTAATTTCGATGAAAAATTAGTAGAAGACGATAAAATCCGTAAATATTTAAATGTTCGTTTATCAAAAGCGGGTATTTCGAAGATTTTTATCGAAAGAACGCTTAAAATAGTTACAGTAACCATCTTCACAGCTCGTCCCGGTTTAATCATCGGTAAAGGCGGACAAGAAGTTGACAAGCTTAAAGAGGAGCTTAAAAAAGTCACTAAAAAAGATATTCAAATAAATATCTCCGAAATCAAACGTCCGGAGTTAGATGCAGTATTAGTAGCAAGCACAATTGCGAGACAAATTGAAGGCAGAGTATCATATCGTCGTTCAATAAAGACTAATATCGCATCTGCAATGAGAATCGGTGCGGATGGTATTAAAGTTTTAATATCCGGTCGTTTAGGTGGTGCCGAAATGGCAAGAAGCGAGCAATATAAAGACGGAAGAATTCCTTTGCACACATTACGTGCAGATATAGATTATGCTCATGATGAAGCACATACAACTTACGGCAGAATTGGTGTAAAAGTGTGGATTTGTAAAGGTATGATTTACGGAAAACCGGATCTATTTACTCAAAATGTACCGCAAAAAGGTGGTAAACCACAACAAGGCGGTCCGAAACAAAGAAGACCAAGAAGATAA